A single genomic interval of Aureliella helgolandensis harbors:
- a CDS encoding homoserine dehydrogenase: MEKTKVAIVGLGTVGSGVASLLLDHGDRTARHAGRTLWLEKAVVRDLSKARDCNLPEGVLTDQLNDVLSDPEIKVVAQLMGGLEPARGVMLQLLEAGKDVVTANKALLAEHGPELFDRARALGRSIAFDAAVAGGIPIITNMSQCLSANQIGSIQGILNGTSNFIVCQMDELGWSYDAAVAEAQRLGYAEADPAMDVDGSDAAQKLAILSHLAFGARIRWNDIPKTGIDTLELTDLNFAKELGYRIKLISHAELGAEGLELSVAPTLIRMGRPLAEVRANYNAINVVGDAVGDLFFHGQGAGQMPTASAVVADMIDTAVGRTPITFRTLELWSERESAVKIRPVDELPGRYYMRFQVVDRPGVMAKITSILGAQQLSISSIIQHEPDQREGGESVQLVIMTHEAPEGAAKAAVDQIMQLPVVSGKSVRMRVME; this comes from the coding sequence ATGGAAAAGACAAAAGTCGCAATTGTTGGACTTGGCACAGTCGGTAGCGGAGTCGCCAGCCTCCTGTTGGATCATGGTGACCGAACTGCCCGCCATGCCGGGCGAACACTATGGCTCGAGAAAGCAGTGGTGCGTGACTTGAGCAAAGCTCGGGACTGCAACCTTCCCGAGGGTGTTCTGACGGATCAACTGAACGACGTGCTATCCGATCCCGAAATCAAGGTGGTGGCGCAACTAATGGGGGGGCTGGAGCCTGCGAGAGGCGTCATGCTGCAACTGCTGGAAGCAGGCAAGGATGTCGTCACTGCCAACAAGGCTCTGCTTGCCGAACATGGCCCTGAATTGTTTGACCGCGCTCGAGCCCTCGGCCGATCCATCGCTTTCGACGCGGCGGTGGCTGGCGGTATTCCCATCATCACGAACATGAGCCAATGTCTGTCCGCGAATCAGATCGGTTCAATTCAAGGAATTCTAAACGGCACCAGCAATTTTATTGTCTGCCAAATGGATGAGCTTGGTTGGAGCTACGACGCAGCGGTAGCAGAAGCTCAGCGTTTGGGGTATGCCGAAGCGGATCCCGCTATGGACGTCGACGGTTCCGATGCGGCCCAGAAATTGGCGATCCTCTCGCATCTCGCCTTCGGAGCGCGCATTCGCTGGAATGACATCCCCAAGACGGGCATCGATACCTTGGAGTTGACCGACCTGAATTTTGCCAAGGAACTGGGATATCGCATCAAATTGATTTCCCATGCAGAATTGGGGGCAGAGGGGTTGGAGCTGAGTGTCGCTCCCACGTTAATTCGCATGGGGCGTCCCCTGGCTGAAGTGCGAGCCAATTACAACGCCATCAATGTCGTGGGAGATGCCGTTGGAGATCTATTTTTCCATGGACAGGGAGCTGGCCAGATGCCTACCGCTTCCGCAGTGGTTGCGGATATGATCGATACGGCCGTGGGCCGTACGCCAATCACCTTCCGTACCTTGGAGCTGTGGAGCGAGCGGGAATCGGCCGTGAAGATACGGCCTGTAGACGAGTTGCCAGGACGCTACTACATGCGTTTCCAAGTCGTCGATCGCCCAGGCGTGATGGCCAAGATCACCAGCATTTTGGGTGCCCAGCAGTTGTCCATCTCCTCGATCATCCAGCATGAGCCCGACCAGCGTGAGGGTGGGGAGAGTGTTCAGCTAGTGATCATGACCCACGAGGCCCCCGAGGGTGCCGCCAAAGCAGCAGTGGATCAAATCATGCAGTTGCCGGTTGTCAGCGGCAAAAGTGTACGTATGCGCGTTATGGAATAG
- a CDS encoding coiled-coil domain-containing protein, whose amino-acid sequence MNIQRQKISHFLRGTLAVWLGLSLVAHLAAQGPTAQPSDVAEAANQPATADLGQQQRSVADRYAKLEILLLRASELEAGDNPTRAALLQQAVQLSKQVRLAETLTEAAANLDGNQYSEAIEKQKNSRQQLNKILEMLQSENREKRVREQRDQVRRWIEETDRLLRLQSSLRGRTEGGQQLKPAAENQAQLSQKAEDIAQDLRGETPTQQEPSSAESDSQPATQSPPPDKNASEAGDKSGDEPPDPSGESASGKSEPGKSTPDSPAENSPAESDASGQESPASPDESDENAAPQPGAAPSKSDSQDSPAQSPAEGQQGQQGQQGQQGQQGQQGQQGQQGQQGQQGQQGQQGQQGQQGQQGQQGQQGQQGQQEPSEPQTPSERALERIERAQQRMEEAQEALDNAERDGAVEKQREAEDELREAIAQLEQILRQLREEEVERSLASLEVRLRRMVEMQIKVLEETRRLQEIAGEQQSRQVEIMASKLALDEKKILADGERAYLLLREEGSSAAFPEAVEQVNADISNVINRLSQGEVGALTVVIEEEIVSALEEMVAALVQVQKDNEQKKQQQQAGQQPQGGEPGDQPLVDKLAELRLVRTLQVRINNRTQTLSKMLSQPEDAVGQATEAEILPELKALSERQAKIGQVTRKIVEGAGTGQ is encoded by the coding sequence ATGAACATCCAACGACAGAAAATCAGCCATTTCCTTCGCGGCACCCTAGCCGTCTGGCTGGGACTCTCGCTTGTCGCCCATTTAGCAGCGCAGGGACCGACAGCACAGCCCAGCGATGTAGCGGAGGCTGCCAACCAACCGGCCACTGCCGATCTGGGACAGCAGCAGAGAAGTGTGGCCGATCGATATGCGAAACTGGAGATTTTACTCCTGCGTGCATCCGAGCTGGAGGCCGGTGACAACCCGACTCGGGCGGCGCTTCTTCAACAAGCTGTCCAACTCAGCAAACAGGTTCGCTTGGCAGAAACTCTAACGGAAGCGGCAGCGAACCTGGATGGGAATCAATATAGCGAAGCCATCGAAAAGCAAAAGAACAGCCGCCAACAGCTCAATAAAATCCTGGAGATGCTTCAGAGTGAGAATCGGGAGAAGCGGGTCCGTGAGCAGCGGGATCAGGTAAGACGATGGATAGAAGAAACCGACCGACTACTGCGGTTGCAGAGTTCATTGCGTGGACGCACCGAGGGAGGGCAGCAGCTGAAGCCGGCCGCCGAGAATCAAGCACAGCTCAGCCAAAAGGCTGAGGACATTGCCCAGGACCTCCGCGGCGAAACGCCTACGCAGCAGGAGCCGTCGTCGGCAGAATCCGACTCGCAACCGGCGACACAGAGTCCCCCACCTGACAAGAACGCATCGGAGGCAGGTGATAAGTCTGGGGATGAACCGCCGGATCCCAGTGGGGAGTCTGCGTCTGGAAAATCTGAGCCCGGCAAATCAACTCCAGATAGTCCAGCGGAAAATAGCCCGGCAGAGTCAGACGCAAGTGGGCAAGAATCACCCGCCTCTCCCGACGAGAGCGATGAAAACGCTGCCCCACAGCCGGGAGCAGCTCCGTCGAAGTCCGACTCCCAGGACTCACCAGCTCAATCCCCCGCCGAAGGTCAACAAGGTCAACAAGGTCAACAAGGTCAACAAGGTCAACAAGGTCAACAAGGTCAACAAGGTCAACAGGGTCAACAGGGTCAACAGGGTCAACAGGGTCAACAGGGTCAACAGGGTCAGCAGGGTCAGCAGGGTCAGCAAGGTCAGCAAGGACAACAGGGACAGCAAGAGCCCTCTGAGCCGCAAACGCCCAGTGAGCGAGCCTTGGAACGCATCGAACGAGCCCAACAGCGTATGGAGGAGGCCCAGGAGGCATTGGACAACGCGGAACGCGACGGAGCTGTCGAAAAGCAACGCGAAGCGGAGGACGAGCTGCGTGAGGCCATCGCTCAACTCGAGCAAATCCTGCGACAACTGCGGGAAGAAGAGGTTGAGCGTTCGCTCGCTTCTCTCGAGGTAAGGTTGCGACGGATGGTGGAAATGCAAATCAAAGTGCTTGAGGAAACACGACGCCTGCAGGAGATTGCTGGTGAGCAGCAGAGCCGGCAAGTGGAAATCATGGCCAGCAAATTGGCACTGGATGAAAAGAAGATCTTGGCTGATGGAGAACGAGCCTATCTGTTGCTTCGCGAAGAGGGCTCAAGCGCTGCGTTTCCCGAAGCCGTCGAGCAGGTGAACGCCGACATATCGAACGTAATCAACCGATTGTCGCAGGGCGAGGTGGGCGCGTTGACGGTGGTCATCGAGGAAGAAATCGTAAGCGCCTTGGAAGAAATGGTCGCTGCTTTAGTGCAGGTTCAGAAGGACAACGAGCAAAAGAAACAGCAGCAACAGGCGGGACAACAGCCTCAGGGCGGAGAACCGGGAGACCAACCGCTGGTCGATAAACTGGCAGAATTGCGCTTAGTTCGGACGCTCCAAGTGCGAATCAACAATCGAACACAAACGCTTTCTAAAATGCTTTCTCAACCAGAAGATGCAGTGGGGCAAGCGACCGAAGCTGAGATTCTGCCCGAACTCAAGGCACTGTCGGAGCGGCAGGCGAAAATTGGCCAAGTAACTCGAAAGATCGTCGAAGGGGCTGGGACTGGGCAGTAA